Part of the Oncorhynchus masou masou isolate Uvic2021 chromosome 18, UVic_Omas_1.1, whole genome shotgun sequence genome, agcagttgcttatcaacagttTGTTAATAGTATGACCacttacagatggactatccaaataaagtgtgactaATCATTTTTACCATTATGATAACTTTGCGCATACTACAAAGTAGGATCAATGAGTTACCCAGCTAACTTTGATGAACAACCATAAATAACTATTGATTTTCTGGTTCATTAAGAAAGCTAAACTTGGATATGCGTTTTTGGTTGTTGAGTCAATTACACCATGACCAAAATAAAAAGTTAATTCAGAACATTTAGGGCTTGATCCAGTTTTGTAGTTCGTACACCCAACAGGTGTGGTGGTGCATTTATGCTTGAGGGTGCTGTACTACGGTCATTTTGCAACCCAATCACTACAACTGTTATTGGGTTGTTGCTGAATGTTTACTCTGCATCATTTGTATCTAATGAAGGAATTGTCTTTATATATTCTAAAATACATAAGCATATGTTGTTTTAGTAGTTTATAACATCTCAAACTGGATTATACTAGACGCTATACGGCACATAAACAGTATAGTATGATTGTGGAAGAAATTAGAGGGAAATAACAAGAGTAGTAAAAGAAACGAAGGACAATAACATGTAAGAAAGTAAGTATTGAACATAGGCTCAATTTATGTAAGGATTTAAGCATTTGTGGAATAATAGAGCTGTTTTGTGATTAAGTAAAAACTGTGCAGAATCCTTTAGTTCGATTTTCACCAAGAGCTTGGAAGGTTCCCAAATACATTTTACAAGGGCATGGAGAGGGTCTAGTATAATGTCATTGACACAATTGTTAAAACAGAGTGTGTTATTTATAAGCCTCTACAATGCCTCTTTGATAATTTCATAGCAAGTGGCAAGTGAAGTGGGACATTCATTCATTTCTAATGAGAAAATAGTGCCCCACTTCATCTACTAAATTGCCCTACTGCAACTGAAGGACACACTTTTGCTAAAGTGTAAGGGTCTGATGTTGTTTTAGGTATTGTAGCAACCACTGAATAATCCATTATCCACTTGTTTTCATCATAAACATGTAGATTAAGACAGTAATTAATGAAAATAAACATTACTTGAGTAGGGTGGGCTGATTTTGATTGTCTACATAGCGATTTACCAAAAGTGTCCCTATAATGATGACTTCACCCTCGGAGTAGTAACACCACAGATGCTCAAATCTAAGGTTGTTAACCCTTTAACCTTTCATTTACTAAAGTGATATGATTAATTAATTTTGCTCAACATTTAATTTCCCTTCATTTAAATTGAGTAACACGCATGACAGTTTGTATTTAGACACACTAAATGATCAATGGAATCGTTAAATGACTAAATGGGATTGACTAATCTGAAGGGAATGTTCAAGGTCCTTGTATATCTTTGTAATGAGTGATTTTCAAACGTGTTTGATGTGTAAGTATTTGTAATTTTAAAGTGTTTTTCATGGTTGCAAAGGCAAAGGACGCAAATGCCACCGCAATTGCAGTAGCAATTAGCAAGAGTAAGCAATTATTTCATTATCATTACTTAACACAATATAATGTTCCATAGTATTGTAGAATCAATAGGTTGAAGACCAATTGGTTTATTTCATAAGCAACTTTGGCACACATTTCAGCACCATAGACAGTGCAACTGCTAATGTGTCTCTGATACAGACTCCTTTCAAAAAGATGAAGACTTACTCATCTGACTCATCAAAAAGCTTTGCTTAAAACTGATAACTTTGAGATTCTGATGCCAAGAATGCCAAGCTTTTGTTCAACTTTTCTTTAAGTCCAGCAGCCGCCAGGGAAATGCTAGCCTACATTCTTTATTTACAGATGGCCAACACACTGAGACCCTGGTTGATCCTTGTCGTCCTCGTCCTGGGCGTGCTGGTTAGTCTGGGCACTTTCACGGATGCCTACTTTACCAAGCCGGTGAGCCCCGACGACAACGCGCCtccggaggaatgggccagataCAACACAGCGCTGCGACACTACATCAACCTCATCAATAGACAGAGGTGAGTGAGTTCAGCACTCTGTAGGCTAGCATTTTATCTACACGGGAAAACCTTGTCTTAGATATGGCACGAGAGTCAGAGATAATGCAATGTTTCAgcctattggggggggggggggcaatttctCAAACCAGTTTTATGGGAACGGAACCTCCCACTGACAATCAATAGACTCAGCATATTCCTTCACTCAATTTGTTttcaaaggttaaaaaaaatcccTCTGCCAAATTACAATAAAATGTTGCTGATATTCTGAAGAGGGTTAAATTACCACTATAGCCAAGGTCACAGAAGAAGCTCTGAGGGGACAAGAGATATTTGAATTAATCCTGAGGATAATGAAGTTCTCTTGGCTCTCCAAGTTCATGTCCTGTCTCCGTGCTTTGGGGGCAAAAGGAAAGCACAACAGGATTTGCCCCTGTCTCTCAGTACAAttgagtctgtgtgtctgcgaCACTGCATCAACCTCATCACTAGATAGAGGTGAGTGAGTTCAGCACTCTGTAGGCTAACATGTTATCAACAGGGGAACACCTTGTCTTAGATATGGCACAAGAGTCAGAGATAATGCAATGTTTCAGCCTattcagtgggggggggggggggggggcacaattTCTCAAACCAGTTCTATGGGAATGGAACCTCCTACTGACAATCAATAGACTGATTGCATAATCCTTCACTCAATTTGAATACAAAGGCAACAAAAAATCCCAAAACCTAAATTCCAATCAAATGTTGCTGATGTTCTTAAGAGGGTCAAATTACCACTATAGCCATGGTCACAGGAGAAGTTCTGAGGGGACAAGAGATATTTGAATTAACCCTGAGGATAATGATATTCCCTTGGCTCTCCAAACAGGCAGTTGTTCTGAACACTGTTATAACATAACTTCATTCCAGTTTTGGCAAGACACATATGCAGCAGcattacacagacagagagattaGTATTTAGAGAACAGAGTGTAGTTATTTCAAATAATGATGGTATGGACAGAAAAGAAAAGGAGCCTGGTTTTGTTCTAGCCATTAAGTcaatgtcctgtctctgtgttttgtgtgtgtgtgtgtgtgtgtggggggggggggggggctttacaagGTGGCCGTCTTTGGAAGTAAGAATGTGCTCTTAACCAACTTGCCTgattaaaaaaaggttaaataaaataaacaaatatgtgcagatatgtgcactatgacatttctctctgtctctgtctctgtgtgctgtGTCCACTGAGCCTTTGGGCGCGCCCTGCAACCTCATTGGATAACACTGGGCCGgcctcttgctagctgtcactcaaatgtgaggggctgaagctcattggctagaaCTCAAATTCCTAGGGGGCAGGCACACGTGGTGGGAAATTTAGGGAAAAATGCACAGCACAGCTTCAAGAAAACAGTTGCTTTCTAActagggattttgtggctaattgaggtgagacagtaattctgctcatagattatgcatgtaagAACTACACATGGACACATTCAGCCCAAAGCGGGAGGATTAAAAAATACTTTCTTAGTCGCCAAAGTAtcggagcatgtctttaagtgGGCTGGAACTGTTTATGCACTACAAGGGCTGTGTGCCATGCAGTTCAGCCCCTCTTGTTCTCACACAAAGGGAGATTCACTCCTCATTGACAAAGCATTGATTTAAAGATGATTTAAAAGCTGTGTCACTCTCTGTGGAACCGGGGATTGCTTGCCTTGCTGAGCATTGGGCATTGGACTT contains:
- the pyyb gene encoding peptide YYb, with translation MANTLRPWLILVVLVLGVLVSLGTFTDAYFTKPVSPDDNAPPEEWARYNTALRHYINLINRQRYGKRSAPESALGWLLFRDESEVDLTQRSGGSDLG